In Rouxiella sp. WC2420, the following proteins share a genomic window:
- a CDS encoding threonine/serine dehydratase produces MQKLADAIMHAHQTLRPQVAVTALTQSAALSAQTGCEIFLKCEHLQHTGSFKFRGASNKVLTLNDEQRKKGVITASSGNHGQALALAGLRAGVPVTVYTTTSASPTKLEAIKAFGANVISLETDPLSVELEAAKQAKLQNKLFISPYNDADIIAGQGTIGAELFEQLPDVDAVFVAVGGGGLISGVGAALAYLKPGVEIIGCWPANAPTMQRSLEAGEIIEMEEEDTLSDGTAGGIEPGSITFPLCQKVIDRTVLVSEQEIREAMKAVARAERWIIEGAAGVALAGAIKLAADYQHKKVAVILCGRNILLEKFIEAMQ; encoded by the coding sequence CTGCAAAAACTGGCTGACGCTATTATGCATGCCCATCAGACCCTGCGCCCTCAAGTGGCCGTGACAGCACTGACCCAAAGCGCCGCGCTATCTGCTCAGACCGGTTGTGAAATTTTTTTAAAATGTGAGCATCTACAGCATACCGGCTCTTTTAAATTTCGCGGTGCCAGCAACAAGGTCCTTACGCTCAACGACGAGCAAAGAAAAAAAGGCGTGATTACGGCCTCTTCAGGTAATCACGGGCAGGCGCTGGCGCTGGCAGGATTACGCGCAGGTGTGCCAGTTACCGTTTACACCACCACCAGCGCCTCTCCGACTAAGTTGGAAGCAATCAAAGCCTTTGGTGCCAACGTTATTTCGTTGGAAACCGATCCGCTCAGCGTTGAGCTAGAGGCTGCAAAGCAGGCGAAACTGCAAAATAAGCTATTTATTTCCCCCTATAACGATGCCGATATTATTGCTGGTCAGGGCACCATCGGGGCTGAACTTTTTGAGCAGCTTCCAGACGTCGATGCAGTTTTCGTGGCAGTTGGCGGTGGCGGATTGATTTCCGGGGTCGGTGCCGCTCTGGCGTATTTAAAACCGGGCGTCGAGATTATTGGCTGCTGGCCGGCCAATGCGCCGACGATGCAGCGATCGCTGGAGGCGGGTGAAATAATCGAGATGGAAGAAGAAGATACGCTTTCCGACGGCACCGCAGGCGGCATTGAACCGGGCAGCATCACCTTCCCGCTATGCCAGAAAGTCATCGACAGAACGGTATTGGTTAGCGAACAAGAGATCCGCGAGGCCATGAAAGCCGTGGCTAGAGCTGAACGCTGGATTATTGAAGGCGCAGCAGGCGTCGCGTTGGCCGGTGCTATCAAGTTGGCGGCAGACTATCAGCACAAAAAGGTCGCGGTAATTCTTTGCGGGCGCAATATCCTGCTCGAGAAGTTTATCGAGGCGATGCAATGA
- a CDS encoding antibiotic biosynthesis monooxygenase yields the protein MDYSAQKNHVTLVITHNLLPGKTQAYEAWLDEVMPVAASFSGHLGVNVIRPNTGETSYTILVRFDSLDSLYAWINSPQRKALVEKASGLLDHGNREDRGDRLEIRPGAAFWFTPEVKKGRSPAKWKQYLVTLGVIFPSTNFVPWFWGMVLPIAKGTLWGHLLNDASVVALVVFFWMPQVTRILKNWLIPKG from the coding sequence GTGGATTATTCAGCACAAAAAAATCACGTCACGCTGGTCATCACCCATAACCTTTTGCCCGGTAAAACTCAGGCATACGAGGCCTGGCTTGATGAAGTCATGCCGGTGGCAGCAAGTTTTAGCGGCCATCTTGGCGTTAATGTTATTCGTCCAAATACAGGGGAAACGTCGTATACCATTCTGGTGAGATTCGACAGTCTGGACAGTCTCTACGCCTGGATTAATTCCCCGCAGCGCAAGGCATTGGTGGAGAAGGCTAGCGGACTTCTGGATCACGGCAATCGTGAGGATCGCGGCGATCGTCTCGAGATCCGTCCCGGTGCTGCCTTCTGGTTTACGCCGGAGGTCAAAAAGGGCCGCTCGCCGGCCAAGTGGAAACAGTATCTGGTCACGCTGGGGGTGATTTTTCCCTCGACAAATTTTGTTCCGTGGTTTTGGGGAATGGTTTTACCGATCGCCAAAGGAACGCTATGGGGGCATCTGTTGAACGATGCCAGTGTTGTGGCGCTGGTGGTGTTCTTCTGGATGCCGCAGGTCACGCGAATACTGAAAAATTGGCTGATCCCGAAAGGGTGA
- a CDS encoding amidohydrolase, producing MNNNASLIFTNGKFHTVDRENPLADAVAIKDGKFLAVGSAAEVMRFAGPETKIVDLKGHTGIPGLNDSHLHLIRGGLNYNLELRWEGVPSLADALRMLKEQALRTPSPQWVRVVGGWTEFQFAERRMPTLDEINAAAPDTPVFILHLYDRALLNRAALKVVGYTRDTPNPPGGEIQRDSNGNPTGMLIARPNAMILYATLAKGPKLPLEQQVNSTRQFMRELNRLGLTSAIDAGGGFQNYPEDYQVISELHEKKQLTLRIAYNLFTQRPGHEVEDFERWTDMLKPGQGTDFYRHNGAGEMLVFSAADFEDFLEPRPDLAPGMEDELERVVRHLVEQRWPFRLHATYNESISRMLDVFEKVNKDIPFNGLHWFFDHAETITETNIERVKALGGGIAVQHRMAFQGEYFADRYGIEATKHTPPVAKMLAAELPVGLGTDATRVASYNPWTALYWLVSGRTVGGMAMYDDSARLDRETALMLWTQGSAWFSTEQGKKGQIKIGQLADLVILSKDYFSVREEEIKGIESVLTVVDGNIVYAAGGFSPLAPPSIPVLPDWSPVVKVPGHYRSAPPEAATRVGAQQQVHQCSGPCGVHVHQHDISRRSDVPVSDNNAFWGALGCSCFAF from the coding sequence ATGAATAATAATGCTTCGCTTATTTTTACCAACGGCAAGTTTCATACGGTTGATCGAGAAAATCCTCTGGCAGACGCCGTGGCGATCAAAGACGGCAAATTTTTGGCGGTAGGCAGTGCGGCAGAAGTGATGCGCTTTGCCGGTCCGGAAACCAAAATCGTTGATTTAAAAGGACACACTGGAATTCCTGGCCTCAACGACTCACACCTGCATTTAATTCGCGGCGGTCTGAATTACAACCTCGAACTGCGCTGGGAAGGGGTGCCGTCGTTGGCCGATGCGTTGCGTATGCTGAAAGAGCAGGCGCTGAGAACGCCGTCGCCACAGTGGGTTCGCGTGGTGGGCGGTTGGACCGAATTTCAGTTTGCCGAGCGCCGCATGCCAACGCTCGACGAAATTAACGCCGCCGCTCCCGATACGCCGGTATTTATTCTCCATCTTTACGATCGCGCCTTGTTAAACCGCGCGGCGCTTAAAGTCGTGGGCTATACCCGCGATACGCCAAATCCTCCGGGCGGTGAAATTCAGCGCGACAGCAACGGCAATCCTACCGGTATGCTGATTGCCCGCCCAAATGCGATGATCCTTTATGCCACGCTGGCTAAAGGGCCAAAGTTGCCGTTGGAGCAACAGGTTAATTCCACCCGTCAGTTTATGCGCGAGCTTAACCGCTTGGGGCTGACCAGTGCGATTGACGCAGGCGGCGGTTTCCAAAATTATCCTGAAGATTACCAGGTGATCTCGGAGCTGCATGAGAAAAAACAGCTGACACTGCGCATTGCCTACAACCTGTTTACTCAGCGTCCCGGCCATGAGGTTGAGGATTTTGAACGCTGGACCGATATGCTCAAGCCGGGACAAGGTACGGATTTTTATCGCCACAATGGGGCTGGCGAGATGCTGGTATTTTCCGCCGCGGATTTTGAGGATTTTCTTGAGCCGCGCCCCGATTTGGCGCCGGGCATGGAAGACGAGCTGGAGCGCGTGGTGCGTCATCTAGTGGAGCAGCGCTGGCCGTTTCGCCTGCACGCCACTTATAACGAATCGATTAGCCGCATGCTCGACGTGTTCGAAAAGGTCAATAAAGACATTCCGTTCAATGGCCTGCACTGGTTCTTTGACCACGCAGAAACTATTACCGAGACCAATATCGAGCGCGTGAAGGCATTGGGTGGCGGCATTGCGGTACAGCATCGCATGGCGTTTCAGGGCGAATATTTTGCCGATCGCTACGGCATCGAGGCGACCAAACACACGCCTCCGGTGGCGAAAATGCTGGCCGCAGAGCTGCCGGTCGGATTAGGCACCGATGCTACGCGTGTCGCTAGCTATAACCCTTGGACCGCCCTGTACTGGCTGGTGTCTGGCCGAACTGTGGGCGGCATGGCAATGTACGATGATAGCGCTCGGCTGGATCGCGAAACGGCGTTGATGCTCTGGACTCAGGGCAGCGCCTGGTTCTCAACCGAGCAGGGCAAAAAAGGGCAGATCAAAATTGGGCAACTGGCGGATCTGGTCATCCTGTCGAAAGATTATTTCAGCGTGCGCGAAGAAGAGATCAAGGGGATTGAATCGGTGTTGACGGTAGTAGATGGCAACATCGTTTACGCGGCCGGAGGATTTTCACCGCTGGCGCCGCCGTCGATTCCGGTATTGCCCGACTGGTCGCCAGTGGTCAAGGTGCCGGGCCATTATCGCTCGGCTCCACCAGAGGCAGCGACCCGCGTGGGGGCGCAGCAGCAGGTGCATCAGTGTAGCGGCCCGTGCGGTGTTCACGTTCATCAGCATGATATCTCACGGCGCTCCGACGTGCCGGTGTCGGATAATAATGCCTTCTGGGGCGCGCTCGGCTGTTCGTGCTTTGCTTTCTAA
- a CDS encoding porin, which translates to MSMRKPLAIFISALMASSAANAAEIYNKDSNQLDLYGKVVGLNYISKNKSEHGDKSYVRLGFKGVTQISDELSGFGQWEYNIKTHNAESMATDSATRYAFVGLKFKDFGSIDYGRNNGVLYDVSSFTDVNPEFGGDSFTKEDNFMTGRAKSLATFRTSNFFGQIDGLSMAVQYQGKNQSQTLVTGDHKDDNGEGWGASTSYDLGFDIKLAGAYARSHRTDFQASDKNGQTAEAWTVGMKYDNSQLYLAAMYAETNNMTRFGIKDRQYANKTQNIELAAHYLFVDGPAEGLQPSLAYIQSVGKNLNEVSNLNDQSKNFKGGKHDLVKYIEVGTNYFFNKNMYTYIDYKINLLKKDDYTRATEVNTDNILGLGLVYQF; encoded by the coding sequence ATGTCAATGCGCAAACCTCTGGCTATTTTCATCTCGGCATTAATGGCAAGCAGCGCGGCCAATGCTGCCGAGATTTATAACAAAGATTCAAACCAACTCGATCTCTACGGAAAAGTCGTTGGGCTTAATTATATTTCAAAAAATAAAAGTGAGCACGGTGACAAGTCTTATGTCCGTTTAGGATTTAAAGGCGTTACCCAAATTAGCGATGAATTAAGCGGTTTCGGTCAATGGGAATATAATATTAAAACCCATAATGCAGAAAGTATGGCCACTGACAGCGCGACACGCTATGCGTTTGTTGGCCTTAAATTTAAGGATTTTGGCTCCATTGACTACGGACGTAACAACGGCGTGCTCTATGATGTCAGCTCCTTCACTGACGTGAATCCCGAGTTTGGCGGTGATAGCTTCACCAAAGAAGACAACTTCATGACTGGCCGAGCAAAAAGTCTGGCCACCTTTAGAACCTCTAATTTCTTCGGCCAAATTGACGGCCTGAGCATGGCTGTTCAATATCAGGGTAAAAACCAGAGTCAGACGCTAGTAACAGGAGATCATAAAGACGATAATGGCGAAGGTTGGGGAGCCTCAACCAGCTATGATTTGGGCTTTGATATAAAACTGGCTGGGGCCTACGCCCGCTCCCACCGCACAGATTTCCAGGCAAGCGATAAGAACGGTCAAACCGCTGAGGCCTGGACCGTGGGTATGAAATATGACAATTCACAGCTCTATCTTGCTGCCATGTATGCTGAAACCAATAACATGACGCGTTTCGGTATTAAGGACAGGCAGTATGCTAATAAAACCCAAAACATTGAATTAGCTGCTCATTACCTGTTTGTTGATGGTCCAGCGGAAGGTTTACAGCCCTCACTGGCCTATATTCAGTCAGTGGGTAAAAATCTTAATGAAGTATCTAATCTTAATGACCAGAGCAAGAATTTCAAAGGTGGAAAACACGACTTAGTTAAATATATTGAAGTAGGAACCAACTACTTCTTTAACAAAAATATGTATACCTATATCGATTATAAAATCAACTTGCTGAAAAAAGACGATTATACGCGTGCGACTGAAGTTAATACGGATAACATTCTGGGACTGGGCTTAGTTTACCAATTCTAA
- a CDS encoding ornithine cyclodeaminase family protein, producing MKIYDQMQIVGAIDMKIAAQRITEGFIAYSQGRVQVPPVQNFLFDQANGDCCIKSAWVAGSDSFTVKISTGFYDNPARGLPSNDGLMLVISALTGQPLVLLQDEGWLTCIRTALAGQIAAKALAPSLVTGIGIIGTGVQARMQLEQLQSLTCCRRVTVWGRNLAALDAYRDFATSLGFEVTTTQDCQQVAQNANLIVTATPSREALLQSEWIKPGTHITAVGADGGGKQELDAKLVARAEVIVVDSVKQCSEYGEISHALNQGLIKAEQLVELGLLLAGRAKGRENDRQITVADLTGVAVQDAQISAYAMQACAEALPGL from the coding sequence ATGAAGATATACGACCAAATGCAAATCGTGGGCGCGATAGATATGAAGATCGCCGCACAGCGCATTACCGAAGGCTTTATTGCCTATTCACAAGGGCGAGTACAGGTGCCGCCGGTACAGAATTTTCTCTTCGATCAGGCCAACGGAGATTGCTGTATAAAATCGGCGTGGGTTGCAGGCAGTGACTCATTTACGGTGAAAATCTCTACTGGTTTTTATGATAATCCGGCCAGGGGCTTGCCCAGCAATGACGGCCTGATGCTGGTGATTTCTGCGCTCACTGGCCAGCCGCTGGTATTATTGCAGGACGAAGGCTGGCTGACGTGTATTCGCACCGCGCTGGCAGGCCAAATAGCGGCCAAAGCGTTGGCTCCGTCCTTAGTGACCGGAATTGGCATTATCGGCACTGGCGTACAGGCTCGCATGCAGCTAGAGCAGCTGCAATCCCTTACTTGTTGCCGTCGCGTGACCGTGTGGGGCCGCAATTTGGCAGCCCTCGATGCCTATCGCGATTTTGCCACCTCATTGGGGTTTGAGGTCACCACCACACAGGACTGCCAGCAGGTCGCGCAAAACGCCAACCTGATTGTCACCGCCACGCCCTCTCGTGAGGCACTCCTGCAAAGCGAATGGATCAAGCCCGGTACTCATATCACAGCCGTGGGTGCCGACGGCGGTGGCAAGCAGGAACTCGACGCTAAACTGGTCGCTCGTGCCGAGGTTATCGTTGTCGATTCAGTCAAACAGTGCAGCGAATACGGCGAGATTTCTCATGCTCTAAATCAGGGATTGATCAAGGCAGAACAGTTGGTGGAATTAGGGTTGTTACTGGCAGGCCGCGCTAAAGGACGAGAAAATGATCGGCAAATCACCGTCGCAGATTTAACCGGTGTCGCAGTGCAGGACGCACAGATTTCGGCCTACGCCATGCAGGCCTGCGCAGAAGCTTTACCTGGCCTCTAA
- a CDS encoding MFS transporter, protein MSPPASKMQRPVNINLQILAIMIFNFANYLTIGLPLAVLPGYVHDGLGFSAFWAGVAISMQYFATLLSRPHAGRYADQLGPKKVVLIGLFGCMVSGIFYLLAVWQHSAPMVSLALLCIGRLVLGVGQSFAGTGSTLWGIGRVGSLHIGKVISWSGVVTYGAMAVGAPLGVWIVHLGGLVALSVCIIAIALAAFLLALSKQGVRGGASSVIPFRQVLGKVLPYGLVLGLASTGFGVIATFITLFYDAKGWSGGAFALTLFSTAFVGMRLLFPNSINRFGGQRVALTCFCFETLGLLLVWGAHAPLMALLGAMLTGAGFSLVFPALGVVAVKRLPQQNQGSALATYTAFMDLSLGITGPLAGVLMTHAGVSSIYLASALAVCLSGGLVLRLMQKEKTLAIE, encoded by the coding sequence ATGTCGCCTCCTGCCTCTAAAATGCAACGACCGGTCAATATCAATCTGCAAATCCTCGCGATAATGATCTTCAACTTTGCTAACTATTTAACTATTGGCCTGCCGCTGGCGGTGCTCCCCGGCTATGTCCATGATGGGCTTGGATTTAGCGCATTTTGGGCGGGTGTGGCGATAAGCATGCAATATTTTGCCACGTTGCTAAGCCGTCCTCACGCGGGTCGATACGCTGACCAGCTGGGACCCAAAAAGGTGGTACTCATCGGGCTGTTTGGCTGCATGGTCAGCGGGATCTTTTACCTGTTGGCGGTTTGGCAACACAGCGCTCCGATGGTAAGCCTTGCACTATTGTGCATTGGCCGACTGGTATTGGGCGTCGGGCAAAGCTTTGCGGGAACTGGCTCGACACTGTGGGGCATTGGTCGCGTCGGCTCATTGCATATCGGCAAAGTCATTTCCTGGAGCGGAGTAGTCACCTACGGGGCGATGGCGGTGGGTGCGCCATTAGGCGTGTGGATTGTTCATCTCGGCGGGTTGGTGGCATTGTCAGTGTGCATTATTGCTATAGCGCTGGCCGCATTTTTACTGGCGTTGAGCAAACAGGGAGTGCGCGGGGGTGCGAGCAGCGTGATTCCTTTTCGCCAGGTGCTTGGCAAAGTGTTGCCCTACGGACTGGTGCTCGGGCTGGCCTCAACCGGCTTTGGCGTTATCGCCACCTTTATTACCCTGTTCTATGACGCGAAAGGTTGGAGCGGCGGCGCATTTGCCTTGACTCTTTTCAGTACGGCGTTTGTCGGCATGCGGTTACTTTTTCCTAACAGCATCAACCGTTTTGGCGGGCAGAGAGTTGCTCTGACCTGCTTTTGTTTTGAGACGCTTGGCCTGCTGCTGGTGTGGGGGGCTCACGCACCTCTGATGGCACTTTTGGGCGCAATGCTTACCGGTGCCGGATTCTCGCTGGTTTTCCCTGCACTGGGGGTGGTGGCAGTTAAAAGGCTGCCGCAGCAGAATCAGGGCAGTGCGTTGGCGACCTACACGGCATTTATGGATTTGTCGCTTGGCATCACCGGGCCTTTGGCGGGTGTGTTGATGACTCATGCTGGCGTGTCGTCAATCTATCTGGCTTCGGCGTTGGCGGTTTGTCTGAGCGGCGGATTGGTCTTGCGGTTAATGCAGAAAGAGAAAACGCTGGCGATAGAATAG
- a CDS encoding IS3 family transposase (programmed frameshift), protein MGTPRFTPEFKEEAVRQVTERGYSVTDVSERLGVSAHSLYKWVRAIKPDKSEHQTQDLLDARTEILKLKAQLKRTEEERDILKKGSAVLCKGARLKYRFINDHREIWSIVVMCRVLKVARAGFYVWLHCPVSAGQKDNQRLLSLIRDSYALSGGVYGYRRVHGDLREIGEVCSRNRVAKIMKQNKIQAIHGYKIPRGARGRPSLIAPNRVQREFTVMKPNQVWVTDITYIRTWQGWLYLAVVIDLFARNVVGWSMKSTLSRELALDALLMAVWRRKPMASVIVHSDQGSQYGSNDWQRFCRANNLSPSMSRRGNCWDNAVAESFFGSLKKERIRKRIYKTRDLARADIFDYIEVFYNRSRRHSHLGGISPEAFEKASS, encoded by the exons ATGGGCACACCACGATTTACCCCGGAATTTAAGGAAGAAGCTGTTCGTCAGGTCACCGAGCGCGGCTATTCTGTTACCGACGTTTCAGAACGCCTCGGCGTCTCGGCGCACAGCCTTTATAAATGGGTTCGGGCGATAAAACCTGACAAGAGCGAGCACCAGACGCAGGATTTACTGGATGCCAGAACGGAAATTCTCAAACTTAAAGCTCAGCTGAAACGCACTGAGGAAGAGCGAGATATCTTGA AAAAAGGCAGCGCGGTACTTTGCAAGGGAGCCCGACTGAAGTACCGCTTTATCAACGATCACCGTGAAATCTGGTCGATCGTAGTTATGTGTCGGGTTCTGAAGGTTGCCCGAGCAGGATTTTACGTCTGGCTTCATTGTCCTGTGTCTGCAGGACAAAAAGACAACCAGAGGTTGCTGAGCTTAATCCGCGATTCCTATGCACTGAGTGGCGGCGTGTACGGCTATCGCAGGGTTCATGGCGATCTGCGTGAAATCGGTGAAGTATGCAGTAGAAACCGCGTTGCCAAAATTATGAAGCAAAACAAGATCCAAGCGATACACGGTTATAAAATCCCTCGAGGAGCCCGAGGACGACCGTCACTGATAGCGCCCAACCGCGTGCAGCGGGAGTTTACGGTTATGAAGCCCAATCAGGTCTGGGTAACAGACATCACCTATATCCGCACCTGGCAGGGCTGGCTCTATCTGGCTGTAGTCATTGACCTCTTTGCCCGTAACGTAGTGGGTTGGTCAATGAAGTCGACTCTATCGCGTGAACTCGCGCTGGACGCGCTACTGATGGCAGTCTGGCGGCGTAAACCGATGGCAAGCGTGATCGTGCATAGTGATCAAGGTAGTCAATATGGCAGCAATGACTGGCAGCGGTTCTGCCGCGCCAACAATCTGTCGCCAAGCATGAGTCGCCGTGGTAACTGCTGGGATAATGCGGTGGCCGAATCGTTCTTTGGTTCATTGAAAAAAGAACGTATCAGGAAGCGGATATATAAAACCCGTGATCTGGCCCGGGCTGATATCTTCGATTACATTGAAGTGTTCTACAACCGTAGTCGCCGTCATAGTCACCTCGGCGGCATCAGTCCTGAGGCCTTCGAAAAGGCATCGTCGTGA
- a CDS encoding GNAT family N-acetyltransferase, which produces MSQIEIRHVEPEDYAQIHQLYSQEQVYSDTLQLPHPATAQWQKRSGAQEAGAYRLVACFGERVVGMIGLHLEQNMRRRHVASFGMAVHPDFHGQGIGSQLLAAALDLADNWLGISRVELTVYVDNPAAGVPTIP; this is translated from the coding sequence ATGAGTCAGATTGAGATCCGCCACGTTGAACCTGAGGACTACGCGCAGATTCACCAGCTATATAGCCAGGAACAGGTTTACAGCGATACGCTACAGCTACCGCATCCTGCCACGGCGCAATGGCAAAAACGTAGTGGAGCTCAAGAAGCTGGCGCATACCGACTCGTGGCCTGTTTTGGCGAACGCGTGGTCGGAATGATTGGCTTGCACCTCGAACAAAATATGCGCCGCCGCCATGTGGCAAGCTTTGGCATGGCAGTGCATCCGGATTTTCACGGGCAAGGCATTGGCAGCCAGCTGTTGGCCGCCGCGCTGGACTTGGCCGATAACTGGCTGGGCATCAGCCGCGTCGAGCTTACCGTGTACGTCGATAATCCGGCAGCTGGAGTGCCCACGATCCCTTAG
- a CDS encoding transcriptional regulator, whose protein sequence is MSSANAFQPTNYQIIADSIATLLFPHAEVVLHDLKTQQVVHIANNLSKRKIGDDSALDELPGDSLATQSIGPYEKLNWDGQRLRSITSVLRDAQGRAVMALCINLNYTVLEQARDALNLFFQASRIMPQPEALFRDDWQERINTFLHAWLNKNNLALNSLRREDKRQLVEALYQERAFDGRSAYDYVASVLSMGRATVYKYVKALREESTS, encoded by the coding sequence ATGAGCAGTGCCAACGCGTTTCAGCCAACGAATTATCAAATAATCGCTGACAGTATTGCGACGCTTCTTTTCCCGCATGCCGAGGTCGTCTTGCATGACCTGAAAACCCAGCAAGTGGTGCATATCGCCAACAACCTTTCCAAACGCAAGATTGGCGACGATTCTGCTCTCGACGAATTGCCCGGCGACTCCCTCGCGACACAAAGTATCGGTCCTTACGAAAAGCTCAATTGGGACGGGCAACGCCTGCGTTCAATCACCAGCGTGCTGCGCGATGCTCAGGGGCGCGCGGTAATGGCGCTGTGCATCAATCTGAATTATACGGTGCTGGAGCAGGCGCGCGACGCGTTGAATCTGTTTTTCCAGGCAAGCCGAATTATGCCGCAGCCGGAAGCGCTGTTTCGCGACGACTGGCAGGAACGGATCAATACTTTCCTGCACGCCTGGTTGAATAAAAATAATCTCGCGCTTAACAGTCTGCGCCGCGAAGACAAGCGCCAGCTGGTTGAGGCGCTGTATCAAGAGCGTGCTTTTGATGGACGCAGCGCCTACGATTATGTGGCCAGCGTGCTGTCGATGGGCAGGGCCACGGTCTATAAATATGTCAAGGCACTGCGAGAAGAATCAACCAGTTAG
- a CDS encoding LysR family transcriptional regulator, whose protein sequence is MLFEPKGINGFLAIIENGNFEKAAKTLGITTSALSIRVSSLEREIGKKLLIRKRPFILTALGEVFYKHALKLRELENSLKEKIKKISG, encoded by the coding sequence ATGTTATTTGAGCCGAAAGGAATAAACGGATTTCTCGCTATTATCGAGAATGGTAATTTCGAAAAAGCCGCCAAGACGCTGGGGATCACCACCTCAGCGTTATCGATTAGAGTAAGCTCGTTAGAACGTGAGATTGGTAAAAAGCTATTAATTCGTAAGCGGCCATTTATTCTTACTGCTTTGGGAGAGGTTTTTTACAAACATGCATTGAAGTTAAGAGAGCTTGAAAACAGCCTGAAAGAAAAGATTAAAAAAATCTCTGGATAA
- a CDS encoding LysR family transcriptional regulator yields the protein MKLSLEALLILDALERHGSFAAAAATLFKTPSALSYTIQKMESDLNIKLLDRSGHRATFTSTGKLMLDKGRVLLQAVSELEQEAQYVESGWESNLTLALDASVPLSILNPLIELFYEQHQHTQLHFTHEVLAGTWEALLYHRADIIIGAVREPVTRGGIGCTPLGWLEYAFAISPRHPLAEVPEPLEREKIRQYRAVVIQDSSKHSTGADLRILDRQKLLTVADFNGKLNAQLAGLGCGYLPRYMAEPYLQSGKLVEKVLDAECYQDMAYLAWNENASGNAAKWWIEHLKNFAGFAKIYSTR from the coding sequence ATGAAATTAAGCCTTGAAGCCCTGCTAATACTGGACGCGCTGGAACGCCATGGCTCGTTTGCGGCGGCGGCGGCCACTTTGTTTAAAACGCCATCCGCCCTGAGCTATACGATTCAAAAAATGGAAAGCGATTTAAACATTAAACTGCTCGACCGCTCCGGGCATCGCGCCACTTTTACCAGCACAGGAAAACTGATGCTGGATAAAGGTCGAGTTTTGCTTCAGGCAGTGAGCGAGTTGGAACAAGAGGCGCAATACGTCGAAAGTGGCTGGGAAAGTAATCTGACGCTGGCGCTCGATGCTTCCGTTCCGCTGTCCATTTTGAATCCATTGATTGAACTGTTTTACGAGCAGCATCAGCATACTCAGCTGCATTTCACCCACGAAGTACTGGCTGGAACCTGGGAGGCGCTGTTGTATCATCGCGCCGACATTATTATTGGCGCGGTGCGCGAACCGGTAACTCGCGGCGGCATCGGCTGTACTCCGCTGGGCTGGCTGGAATACGCCTTCGCCATCTCGCCCAGGCACCCTCTCGCAGAGGTCCCGGAGCCGCTGGAAAGAGAGAAAATACGCCAGTATCGCGCCGTGGTGATACAAGATTCTTCAAAGCATAGCACTGGCGCAGACTTGCGTATTTTAGACCGCCAAAAACTATTAACGGTGGCTGATTTTAACGGCAAGCTCAACGCGCAGCTCGCAGGACTTGGCTGCGGTTACCTTCCTCGTTATATGGCCGAACCCTATCTACAATCCGGCAAATTGGTTGAGAAAGTACTGGATGCCGAATGTTATCAGGACATGGCTTATCTGGCGTGGAATGAGAATGCCAGCGGCAACGCGGCAAAATGGTGGATTGAACACCTGAAAAATTTCGCCGGTTTCGCTAAAATTTACTCCACTCGCTGA
- a CDS encoding LysR family transcriptional regulator has protein sequence MFLEPKSINGFLAIIDNGNFDKAAKILNITTSALSIRVSSLEKTMGEKLLIRTRPFSLTAAGEIFYEYALEFKKMESSLKLRLTELAE, from the coding sequence ATGTTTTTAGAACCTAAAAGTATTAACGGGTTTCTGGCTATCATAGATAATGGAAATTTTGATAAAGCAGCCAAGATTTTGAACATCACCACATCAGCGCTATCTATTCGTGTCAGTTCGCTGGAGAAAACGATGGGGGAAAAACTGCTCATAAGAACTCGCCCTTTTAGTCTCACGGCGGCCGGGGAAATTTTTTATGAGTATGCCCTGGAGTTTAAAAAGATGGAGTCTTCTTTGAAGCTGAGGCTGACCGAATTGGCTGAATAA